Part of the Methanobacterium alcaliphilum genome is shown below.
TAATTAAGATAACAATTATCCCAAAAATAGCCATCAAAAATGAACCTTCCAATGAAATCCGGGTATTCTTTTTAGATAAAACTGCGAAAATAATTGCACAAAACATGAAAATAAGATCTGTGACAAATAATCCCACAATCTTGCCTGCAAAAACAACAGCAAACCCTAAAAGTATCAGAGGTTTGTAAAAATCAAGTGAAGATAAAATATAAACAAAATCATTTACAATTAAATCAGGGGTAAGTTCTTCATCCACAATACTTTTAGTCTCTGCTTTTTGAAAATCAGATTTTGGGGCTGAAACATCATTTTGTAAAGTTTTTCCACAATTTCGACAAATAATGGATTCTATGTGAATATCTGCGCCACAACTGGGACATGTTTTACGATCAGAATGAGATTTTTCTTTATTTTTTTGATTGGAAAACTTTTTATTTACCAGGTCATGGAGTTCAAAGCCGCAGAATTTACAAAAATTAGAATCAGGATCATTTTCTTTTTTACATTTGGGGCAAATGTTCTCTGATTTGGAATCCCTAAAAACAGTTTCCATGTTTTCCATTGTTTGTTTTTCTAAATGGGGAGATGCTGCATCTGATACATTTTCTAGAGAAATATCTTCTTCTAGAACAGGTACTCTTTTTAAATCATTATTTTTAACCCCTTCACCATCTTTAATTAGTTTAGAATCATCATATTCTGAGGGAGTGATATCATCAGGGCTTTCTTCCAATGTTTTCCCAATATCATCTCCATCAATGCCTTTTCCCGCCGGAGTATTTATTACATCAGCGCAATCTGGTTTTTCTGATTCTATTTTTTTAGAGAGCATATCATCCATTTCTA
Proteins encoded:
- a CDS encoding zinc ribbon domain-containing protein; the protein is MGYIVCEECGGHYQLQEGESPDDFESCQCGGQLKYVETLEGNDIDYETAKTDDRHACPNCGSPISEYSIICRNCGYTIEMDDMLSKKIESEKPDCADVINTPAGKGIDGDDIGKTLEESPDDITPSEYDDSKLIKDGEGVKNNDLKRVPVLEEDISLENVSDAASPHLEKQTMENMETVFRDSKSENICPKCKKENDPDSNFCKFCGFELHDLVNKKFSNQKNKEKSHSDRKTCPSCGADIHIESIICRNCGKTLQNDVSAPKSDFQKAETKSIVDEELTPDLIVNDFVYILSSLDFYKPLILLGFAVVFAGKIVGLFVTDLIFMFCAIIFAVLSKKNTRISLEGSFLMAIFGIIVILIIQTSWNISPLDLFIFLFFSLMGGFVGRQLIKRNLVK